In Nitrosococcus halophilus Nc 4, the genomic stretch AAGTTAAGGACAACAATCACTCGCAGCCATTGCTACGCACTTTGGATTAGGGCACTACACCAGTGTGTCGATCGCTATCGGCAAAGTCCGGCGCACGGTGGATATAGACCAGCATCTTAGCAAAGTTTTGTCGGAACTAAAGCAGGAATTAGCCGCTGCATCAAAGCGCAAAGCCTAGCTAGGCGTTTTTTTGCCCTCTGCTCCTCAACTTACAGAGCACAAGGTTAAGGGCTCCTTCCTTGGGCCGAATAAGAATTTTATGTAGCGCCTTCTGTACCAATTGGCGGGTTTTTCGAACAATGAGCACTTTTAATTTACCGCTATGGACGATAACTCGTTACACCTAACACTAGCGATGGTTGCGATCAATTAACCGAACTAGATGAAATCAGTTACCTCCTCAAAAAAATGATAGTGTATCAGCATACCATCATCCATAGTGACCCATAAAAACGAGGTTATCTCGGATGCGTAGTAGGCGCCTACTGCTCCTATTAGTCTTATTAAGCAGCATACCAGAATTGCTAGGAGCTGCCGGGGAACCGGTCACAGCAAAACCCTTAGCACAATTGACCGAATTCCCTCAGGTCACCGCACCTGCAGAAGTCATTACTCTAAACGACAGTCGCCTCAGCGCTGAGGTGACCGCAGTCATCGTCAGCCTGCCTGTCGAGGTGGGCCAAGTGGTGGAGACGGGAACCCCCTTAGTACAACTTGAAAAAACGGATCTGGAACTCGCGCTCAAACGGGCTGAGGCTACACTGACATCACTTGAGGCAAGACAGGCTTTAGCCCAACGCCAACTCACCCGCGCGCAATCCTTGGCCAACCAAAAGCTAATCACGGAAGAAATGCTCAATCAGCGTCAAACGGAGCTGAAAGTTAGTAAAGCTGAAATGGCAGTTCAGCGCATTACCGTAGAGCAACTCCGGCGAGATCTTGAAAAAACGGTGATCCGTGCGCCATTCAAGGCCATCGTCGCAGAACAACTGAGTCAAGTAGGTGAGTTAGCGATGCCGGGTACTCCACTTATCCGCATTCTAGATGCGGAACGAATCTTGGTCTCCGCTAAACTACAACCCCGCGATCCCCTCTCTCTACGCAATGCGGGTACCCTGGAATTCGTAAATGGAAATAACCGCTACCCGGTTAAGCTCCACCGGATAATACCTGCTCTAGACCTCCGTCAGCGAAGTCAAGAAGTACGGCTACGCTTCCTCGAGACGCCGGCTCTTATTGGTACGACGGGGAATCTTGTTTGGCACCCTCAAGCGCCTCACCTGCCCGCCGATCTGTTAGTTCGTCGCGGCGGCGCGATAGGGGTTTTCGTATTAGCTAACGGACGGGCAAAATTTGTAACTTTGCCTGGTGCCCAGGAAGGTCAACCCGCTAAGATCAACCTGCCAGAGGATACGCCTATCATCATTGATGGCCGCTTTATCGTCCAAGATGGCGATACTGTTCGAGTCCAAAACTTTTCCGATTAAAACAGACTCCAGCCTAGCTTAGCAAGGAATATCTCGACAAAGATGCTTGCCCGTTTCTTCCATAATCATGTATTGGCTAATCTGACCTTTATGCTAATACTGATTGCAGGCACCCTCGCCTATATCCACCTGCCTAAAGAGCAGAATCCACCAGTTAATTTCAACTGGGTCCACATCAGTACAGCATTCCCTGGGGCCTCCGCGGAAGACGTGGAAAAGCTGATTACTGAGCCGCTGGAAGATGGGCTCCGCCAAATCCAGGACATCCGGTTTTCCTCCAGCACCAGCCGGGAAGGCTTGTCGCTCATCCTGGTGCGGTTTCAAGACATCAATAACCGCACCTATGACAAACGCCTCAATGACCTGCGCCGGGAAGTGCAGAATAAGGCGGATCAGGAACTGCCAGAAGCCGCTGAAGAGCCTGAATTCCTTGAGCTAACTACGGCCAATATGTTTCCTGCCGCCATGATCTTGGTCAGTGGAGCTGCTAATGATGAGGTGCTGCGGCGCAACGCCCGGATCATCCGCGAAGACTTAGAGCGCATCCCTGGCATAGAAAACGTAGGCACAATAGGCCTGCGGGAGCCGGAACTGCAGGTGGAGTTTTCGCCAGAGCAACTACGGGCCGTGGGGGTGACCCCTGCCGACCTAGCGGATACAGTCGCTGCCTATTTTCAAGACATTGCTGCAGGAAACGTCCGCCAAGCAAACCAGCAATGGCTGGTGCGTGTAGTCGGCACCCACAGTAACCCCCATGATTTAGGCCGTTTTCCTCTCAAGACCGCTCATGGCCAGATCTCCATTGATAGCGTCGCCAATGTGAGCCGGGGGCGGGAGGAACCGGAGGAATTAGTCCGCCATCACGGCAAACCGGGTGTCTTGCTAGTCATAGGCAAGAAGAGCAGCACTGGGTCTCTGGAGTTCATTAAAAACCTTAAAGCTTATATTGCTTCCCATAATGAGATCAGCCGCGAGAGCGGTGTCAAACTAGTCTTGGTGGATGATCAGACGCCCCGCACGGAGGCCGCATTGCGGATCATGGAGAACAATGCGGCGTTGGGCTTAGTGCTAGTGATGCTAACCACCTGGGTGTTTCTTGGTTCACGCATCTCGTTTTTCATCGGGATCGGCATTCCCTTTACCCTGGCGGGCACCTTTTTGGTGCTTTATGTTCTGGGAGAAAGCCTTAATATTTCTGTATTTCTGGGGGTAGTCATTGCTCTCGGCATGCTGGTGGATGATGCGGTGGTGGTAGTCGAGGCCATCTATTACCGTTTGCAGCGGGGGGTAGCCCATATGGCGGCAGTAGTCCAGGGGCTTTCGGAAGTCACCGCTCCCGTGGTAACCTCGGTATTGACTACCATCGCCGCTTTCCTCCCTCTTATGCTAACCCCGGGGCTCCTGGGCAAATTTATGTTCGTCATTCCACTGGTAGTGACTGTGGCCCTGGCCGTTAGTCTGCTCGAGGCCTTCTGGATATTACCAGTACACATTATGGGCTCGAAAATCGGTGCTCACAACCCTTCTCCCCTACAACATTACCGGGTGCGTTTCACTCACTATTTGCGGGTTAAGTATACCCAGGCCCTGATCCACCTCCTAAGGCGGCCTAAGCGTTCCCTGCTGGCTATTCTGTTATTTATTGCCGCTTTCGGTGTATTGGCAAGCAACTGGGTACGGGCTGATTTCTTTGCGGCCGATCCGATTCGATTATTTTATGTGAACGTGGAAATGGCGCCCAATACTCCCTTGGATGAGACCCTTCGTTTAATCGAAGTATTAGATACAAAGGTGAAAAGACATATCAAGCCAGAGGAATTACGCCAAACCGTAGGCTATTCGGGCATGATGTTCACAGGCACAGAAGTCCTGTCGGGCGACCAGTATGGCCAAGTCGTCGTCAGTTTGAATCCCCAAG encodes the following:
- a CDS encoding efflux RND transporter permease subunit — translated: MLARFFHNHVLANLTFMLILIAGTLAYIHLPKEQNPPVNFNWVHISTAFPGASAEDVEKLITEPLEDGLRQIQDIRFSSSTSREGLSLILVRFQDINNRTYDKRLNDLRREVQNKADQELPEAAEEPEFLELTTANMFPAAMILVSGAANDEVLRRNARIIREDLERIPGIENVGTIGLREPELQVEFSPEQLRAVGVTPADLADTVAAYFQDIAAGNVRQANQQWLVRVVGTHSNPHDLGRFPLKTAHGQISIDSVANVSRGREEPEELVRHHGKPGVLLVIGKKSSTGSLEFIKNLKAYIASHNEISRESGVKLVLVDDQTPRTEAALRIMENNAALGLVLVMLTTWVFLGSRISFFIGIGIPFTLAGTFLVLYVLGESLNISVFLGVVIALGMLVDDAVVVVEAIYYRLQRGVAHMAAVVQGLSEVTAPVVTSVLTTIAAFLPLMLTPGLLGKFMFVIPLVVTVALAVSLLEAFWILPVHIMGSKIGAHNPSPLQHYRVRFTHYLRVKYTQALIHLLRRPKRSLLAILLFIAAFGVLASNWVRADFFAADPIRLFYVNVEMAPNTPLDETLRLIEVLDTKVKRHIKPEELRQTVGYSGMMFTGTEVLSGDQYGQVVVSLNPQEGQLRSVDETIGAMRKDLVNTPGPVRVSFLRVSEGPPVSRPISIKVRGDDLERLHQAVAALESILQNLPGVEDITSDNVPGKLQLNLRLDGDAIKRSGLDPASVTHIIRLLFDGEIVASTHKQGEKLEVRVRAKRASVPDIDTVLRQPIALPDGGEIALGQLVKVDKGLGQEAIRHYNFRRAITLEADINQEVTDIVTVNRHIQQEWENFRARFPGIDLDFSGAFEDIQESIQALTLLFLLGIGLIYIILGTQFHSYWQPLMILAAVPMAFTGVLFGLIVTNNPLSLYTLYGAVALTGIAINAAIVLIVAANDRLNRGMSILHAAIYAARRRLIPILITSLSTIAGLFALATGLGGQSLLWGPMASAIVWGLGISTLLTLFVIPLLYRTFMANKDKGKAVAGA
- a CDS encoding efflux RND transporter periplasmic adaptor subunit; translated protein: MRSRRLLLLLVLLSSIPELLGAAGEPVTAKPLAQLTEFPQVTAPAEVITLNDSRLSAEVTAVIVSLPVEVGQVVETGTPLVQLEKTDLELALKRAEATLTSLEARQALAQRQLTRAQSLANQKLITEEMLNQRQTELKVSKAEMAVQRITVEQLRRDLEKTVIRAPFKAIVAEQLSQVGELAMPGTPLIRILDAERILVSAKLQPRDPLSLRNAGTLEFVNGNNRYPVKLHRIIPALDLRQRSQEVRLRFLETPALIGTTGNLVWHPQAPHLPADLLVRRGGAIGVFVLANGRAKFVTLPGAQEGQPAKINLPEDTPIIIDGRFIVQDGDTVRVQNFSD